A region from the Natronomonas salsuginis genome encodes:
- a CDS encoding protein sorting system archaetidylserine decarboxylase: protein MDLSTVTPSLTSLAPIPAVAPGTWRLARVPLILAVPLLVVSPPLAIGCLLAAAITLWFHRDPRRSPPPSGVVAPADGRVSAVRREGDRVRIAVFMNVTDVHVNRAPDAGTVEAVEHTPGKHLPAFSKESERNERVQIDCGAYEVTLIAGAVARRIHPYVESGDELDRGDRIGHISFGSRADVLLPSSYDLDDVRVREGQRVHAGETVVASA from the coding sequence ATGGATCTCTCTACTGTGACCCCCTCGCTCACCTCCCTCGCTCCGATACCGGCCGTCGCGCCCGGAACGTGGCGGCTCGCCCGCGTCCCGCTGATTCTCGCCGTCCCGCTGCTCGTCGTGAGCCCGCCGCTCGCGATCGGCTGTCTTCTCGCGGCGGCGATCACGCTGTGGTTTCACCGCGATCCCCGGCGCTCGCCGCCGCCGTCGGGCGTCGTCGCCCCGGCCGACGGACGCGTCTCCGCCGTTCGCCGAGAGGGCGACCGCGTCCGCATCGCGGTGTTCATGAACGTCACCGACGTGCACGTGAACCGCGCTCCCGACGCCGGCACTGTCGAGGCGGTCGAACACACGCCGGGAAAACACCTGCCCGCATTCAGTAAGGAGTCAGAGCGCAACGAGCGCGTCCAGATCGACTGCGGCGCGTACGAGGTGACGCTCATTGCCGGGGCCGTCGCCCGCCGCATCCATCCGTACGTCGAGTCCGGCGACGAACTCGATCGCGGCGATCGGATCGGCCACATCTCGTTCGGCTCGCGAGCCGACGTGCTTCTCCCCTCGTCGTACGACCTCGACGACGTCCGGGTTCGGGAGGGCCAGCGCGTTCACGCGGGTGAGACGGTGGTCGCGTCGGCGTGA
- a CDS encoding hybrid sensor histidine kinase/response regulator: MKGIYETAISDGNGADDDLAPIFVGIGAQAEITVLVVDDDPDLLDLTASFLKRERDEFVVEAEPNAEDALDRLRTETIDVIVSDYDMPQMNGLEFLEAVREEHYEIPFILFTGKGSEEIASKAISNGVNDYLQKGTDSSQYSLLANRIANAFKQYEAREQLKLSQQKFSKLVTNSTDMLAIVNSQCRFGYISPVCEEILGYEQRELIGECAFDYMPVDDRKHAMEEFFDAIENPEKEPVIESRFKTADDDYVLLEVRGKNMFEDDLIDGFVANARDISALKQRERELEQQNERLKDMRKVIAHDIRNPLSVASNSMMLYEETDDDEHLERIKRAIERIDSLVDRVLMMAEHERTVDGTEQVPLKDVAERAWGMVGTETERAELHIVDSRELDADPSALQQAFENLFANAIEHTNGDLTVRVGTMEGGIYVEDTGQGIPEDTREKVFESGYTTNANNTGFGLNIVKQIFVGHGWTIDLTESEEGGTRFEITGITFRPTVYE; this comes from the coding sequence ATGAAGGGTATCTACGAAACCGCGATCTCGGATGGGAATGGGGCAGACGACGATCTCGCACCGATCTTCGTTGGCATCGGGGCCCAAGCGGAGATAACGGTTCTCGTCGTCGACGACGATCCGGACCTGCTGGATCTGACGGCGTCGTTTCTCAAACGGGAGCGAGACGAGTTCGTCGTCGAGGCCGAGCCGAATGCAGAGGACGCTCTCGACCGACTCCGGACGGAGACCATCGACGTGATCGTCAGCGATTACGACATGCCACAGATGAACGGCCTCGAATTCCTCGAGGCCGTTCGAGAGGAGCACTACGAGATCCCGTTCATCCTCTTCACCGGGAAAGGCTCCGAGGAGATCGCGAGCAAAGCCATCTCGAACGGCGTGAACGATTATCTCCAGAAGGGGACCGATTCCAGCCAGTACTCGCTTTTGGCGAATCGAATCGCCAACGCGTTCAAGCAGTACGAGGCGCGCGAACAGCTCAAACTGTCCCAGCAGAAGTTCAGCAAACTGGTGACGAACTCGACGGACATGCTCGCCATCGTCAACTCGCAATGCCGATTCGGGTACATCTCGCCGGTCTGTGAGGAGATTCTCGGCTACGAACAGCGAGAACTCATCGGCGAATGCGCCTTCGATTACATGCCCGTCGACGACAGAAAACACGCGATGGAGGAGTTTTTCGACGCCATCGAGAACCCCGAGAAGGAACCGGTCATCGAGAGCCGGTTCAAAACGGCGGATGACGATTACGTCCTCTTGGAAGTGCGCGGAAAGAACATGTTCGAAGACGACCTCATCGACGGGTTCGTCGCCAACGCTCGGGACATTTCGGCGCTGAAACAGCGCGAGCGCGAGCTCGAACAGCAGAACGAACGGCTCAAGGACATGCGGAAGGTCATCGCACACGACATCAGAAACCCCCTCAGCGTCGCGTCCAACTCGATGATGCTGTACGAGGAGACCGACGACGACGAACACCTCGAACGGATCAAGCGGGCGATCGAACGCATCGACTCGCTGGTCGATCGCGTGCTGATGATGGCGGAACACGAGCGCACGGTCGACGGAACGGAGCAGGTACCGCTCAAAGACGTGGCCGAGCGCGCCTGGGGGATGGTCGGCACAGAGACCGAGCGGGCGGAGTTACACATCGTCGATTCGCGCGAACTCGACGCCGACCCGAGCGCGCTCCAGCAGGCGTTCGAGAACCTCTTTGCGAACGCGATCGAGCACACGAACGGCGATCTGACGGTCCGCGTCGGCACGATGGAGGGCGGCATTTACGTCGAGGACACGGGGCAGGGGATCCCCGAGGACACGCGCGAGAAGGTGTTCGAATCGGGATACACCACGAACGCGAACAACACCGGGTTCGGCTTGAACATCGTCAAACAGATCTTCGTGGGTCACGGGTGGACGATCGACCTCACGGAATCCGAGGAGGGCGGAACCCGCTTCGAGATCACGGGTATCACGTTCCGACCGACAGTGTACGAGTGA
- a CDS encoding rubrerythrin-like domain-containing protein, which produces MDPEYDPNAENPYECFMCGTAIEARNNPDSCPNCGGEMRNRLIPVE; this is translated from the coding sequence ATGGACCCTGAATACGACCCGAACGCGGAGAATCCGTACGAATGCTTCATGTGTGGAACGGCCATCGAGGCTCGAAACAATCCGGACTCATGCCCGAACTGCGGTGGGGAGATGCGAAACCGGCTCATCCCGGTTGAATAG
- the gdhB gene encoding glutamate dehydrogenase GdhB, with protein sequence MDAHAGGERSSSDGDAAAGSTSESTSASESALETARRQLDRAAGYLELDPNVVERLHHPTKVEEVTIPVERDDGTVEVFTGYRAQHDSVNGPYKGGLRYHPDVTRDECVGLAMWMTWKCAVMGLPFGGAKGGIAVDPKQLSGDEKERLTRRFTQEIRGIIGPTRDIPAPDMGTDAQTMAWLMDAYSMQEAETIPGVVTGKPPIIGGSEGREEAPGRSVAIVAREACAYDDRSLTETTVAVQGYGSVGANAARQLDEWGASVVAISDVNGAMYDPDGIDVASVPSHDEEPEAVTRYADTVISNDDLLELDVDVLIPAAIGNVITTENADEVRAPIIVEGANGPVTSGADEMLAERDVAVIPDILANAGGVTVSYFEWLQDINRRSWSLDRVNEELETEMLEAWRAVRHTFDERDLTWREAAYIVALSRVAAAHEARGLWP encoded by the coding sequence ATGGATGCACACGCTGGCGGTGAGCGGTCGTCGAGCGATGGTGACGCGGCGGCGGGATCGACGTCCGAGTCCACGTCCGCATCGGAATCGGCGCTCGAAACCGCGAGACGACAACTCGACAGAGCGGCAGGCTATCTCGAATTGGATCCGAATGTCGTCGAGCGGCTCCACCACCCGACCAAGGTGGAAGAGGTGACGATCCCAGTCGAGCGCGACGACGGGACCGTCGAGGTGTTCACCGGCTATCGCGCACAACACGACAGCGTCAACGGTCCCTACAAGGGCGGGCTCCGGTATCACCCCGACGTCACTCGGGACGAATGCGTCGGGCTCGCGATGTGGATGACGTGGAAGTGCGCCGTGATGGGCCTCCCGTTCGGTGGAGCTAAAGGGGGTATCGCGGTCGACCCGAAGCAACTGTCCGGCGACGAGAAAGAGCGTCTGACGAGACGGTTCACCCAGGAGATACGAGGGATCATCGGTCCGACGCGTGACATTCCCGCCCCCGACATGGGAACCGACGCACAGACCATGGCGTGGTTGATGGACGCCTATTCGATGCAGGAGGCGGAGACGATACCCGGCGTCGTCACCGGCAAACCGCCGATAATCGGCGGTAGCGAGGGGCGCGAGGAGGCCCCCGGTCGAAGCGTCGCGATCGTCGCCCGCGAGGCCTGTGCGTACGACGATCGATCGCTGACCGAGACGACCGTCGCCGTCCAGGGGTACGGCAGCGTCGGCGCGAACGCCGCTCGACAACTGGACGAGTGGGGCGCCTCAGTCGTGGCGATCAGCGACGTGAACGGTGCGATGTACGATCCTGACGGGATCGACGTCGCGTCGGTGCCCTCACACGACGAGGAACCGGAAGCCGTCACGCGCTACGCGGACACCGTCATCTCGAACGACGACCTGCTCGAACTCGACGTCGACGTGTTGATCCCCGCCGCAATCGGCAACGTGATTACCACCGAAAACGCCGACGAGGTACGGGCACCCATCATCGTCGAGGGTGCGAACGGCCCGGTGACCTCGGGTGCTGACGAGATGCTCGCCGAACGGGACGTGGCCGTGATCCCGGATATCCTGGCGAACGCCGGCGGCGTCACGGTCAGCTACTTCGAGTGGCTCCAAGACATCAACCGCCGCTCGTGGTCGCTCGACCGCGTCAACGAGGAGCTCGAAACCGAGATGCTCGAGGCGTGGCGCGCCGTCCGCCACACCTTCGACGAGCGCGATCTCACCTGGCGAGAGGCCGCCTACATCGTGGCGCTTTCGCGGGTCGCCGCCGCACACGAAGCTCGCGGTCTGTGGCCGTGA
- a CDS encoding class I SAM-dependent methyltransferase → MKDAIRHNFDLSPDAYGEYERMTGRFGTLADRLYEAMRARSSTPIRSYLDAGAGSGISTRRLLASGCSPVALDLSRSMLLENPADHRVQADFDTLPFAADTFDAVAFTASLFLTPEPDRAAREARRVLRSGGVVGAVAPIGWTATDGSDVFEPLDRQSRSPTGAEAVGDALRLSFSVEHGRWTFETTAENLRALHAIPAMAARLYPRLSPKERIERAQTLLADVDGPLEQHWRWFVGV, encoded by the coding sequence ATGAAAGACGCTATCCGACACAACTTCGATCTGAGTCCCGACGCCTACGGCGAGTACGAACGGATGACCGGTCGGTTCGGGACGCTCGCCGACCGACTGTACGAGGCGATGCGCGCGCGGTCCTCAACGCCGATCCGGAGCTACCTCGACGCGGGTGCCGGCTCCGGCATCAGCACGCGGCGGCTCCTCGCGTCCGGCTGCTCCCCCGTCGCGTTAGATCTCAGTCGGTCGATGCTCCTGGAGAACCCGGCCGACCACCGCGTGCAGGCGGATTTCGATACCCTCCCGTTCGCGGCCGATACGTTCGACGCCGTCGCCTTCACCGCCTCCCTGTTCTTGACGCCGGAGCCGGACCGGGCCGCGCGCGAGGCCCGCCGGGTACTGCGTTCCGGCGGGGTCGTCGGCGCCGTCGCTCCCATCGGCTGGACGGCGACGGACGGGTCGGACGTGTTCGAACCGCTCGATCGCCAGTCGCGGTCGCCGACCGGTGCGGAGGCGGTCGGCGACGCGCTCCGACTGTCGTTTTCGGTCGAACACGGTCGGTGGACGTTCGAGACGACGGCGGAGAATCTGCGGGCGCTCCACGCGATCCCCGCGATGGCCGCTCGCCTCTATCCCCGACTCTCCCCGAAAGAGCGGATCGAGCGGGCGCAGACGCTTCTCGCCGATGTCGACGGACCGCTCGAACAGCACTGGCGGTGGTTCGTGGGCGTGTAA
- a CDS encoding lipopolysaccharide kinase InaA family protein gives MAIRRLLQASVPKSRVSAVAAEVCRRFGDPSEAVEVERLDADNWLSVPCVVNERWFVKIIAEQHTFVHALLTTGRNIGAFSSGTEGFFERFSTPIEMAEHELDATAHIRELGIAAPEPIEAFEFEGVGVLVLEYLAAFRTLDELSADAVRSFAPTLFSNLASMHEAGLAHGDLRAENVLVAPDADGVETLYFIDATRVSDEAIGDAKAYDIACALASLEPHIGVSSAVEAALESYSADVLLEARDFLDFVGLRPDHGFDTAALKGEIEKVAS, from the coding sequence ATGGCCATCCGCCGACTCCTCCAGGCGAGCGTTCCGAAGTCGCGGGTCTCGGCGGTCGCGGCCGAAGTCTGTCGTCGCTTCGGTGACCCCTCGGAGGCAGTCGAGGTGGAGCGACTCGACGCCGACAACTGGCTTTCGGTCCCCTGCGTCGTGAACGAGCGGTGGTTCGTGAAGATCATCGCCGAACAGCACACCTTCGTCCACGCGCTGTTGACGACCGGGCGGAACATCGGCGCGTTCTCCTCGGGGACGGAAGGGTTTTTCGAACGGTTCTCCACCCCGATCGAGATGGCCGAGCACGAACTCGACGCGACGGCGCACATCCGCGAGCTCGGGATCGCCGCGCCCGAGCCGATCGAAGCGTTCGAGTTCGAGGGGGTCGGCGTGTTGGTGTTGGAGTATCTGGCCGCGTTCCGGACGCTCGACGAACTGTCGGCCGATGCGGTTCGGTCGTTCGCACCGACGCTGTTTTCCAACCTCGCGTCGATGCACGAGGCCGGACTCGCACACGGCGACCTCCGAGCGGAGAACGTCTTGGTGGCACCGGACGCCGACGGCGTCGAGACGCTGTATTTCATCGATGCGACCCGCGTCAGCGACGAGGCCATCGGCGACGCCAAAGCGTACGACATCGCCTGTGCGCTCGCTTCTCTGGAGCCACACATCGGGGTGAGTTCCGCCGTCGAGGCAGCCCTTGAATCGTACTCGGCCGACGTGCTCCTCGAGGCGCGCGACTTCCTCGACTTCGTCGGGCTTCGGCCGGATCACGGCTTCGACACCGCGGCTCTCAAGGGTGAGATCGAGAAGGTGGCGTCCTGA
- a CDS encoding MaoC/PaaZ C-terminal domain-containing protein codes for MSYRTFADVTVGDTIDCGTASVTREEILEFGARYDPLDIHTDPTAATETPFGDVIASGIHTFALTQPPVVEHFYANSDLVAAGHIKELRLPAPVRPGDTLAVSLDVVDKRTSVASDGRGVVTTRRTATVDGERVFEMQNDSVWSVPEE; via the coding sequence ATGAGCTATCGGACGTTCGCCGACGTGACGGTCGGCGACACCATCGATTGCGGGACGGCCTCCGTCACCCGCGAGGAGATACTCGAGTTCGGCGCGCGATACGACCCGTTGGACATTCACACCGACCCGACCGCCGCCACCGAGACGCCGTTCGGCGACGTGATCGCGAGCGGAATCCACACGTTCGCGCTGACGCAACCGCCCGTGGTCGAACACTTCTACGCGAACTCCGATCTGGTCGCGGCCGGACACATCAAGGAGCTCCGGCTGCCGGCCCCCGTTCGCCCCGGCGACACGCTCGCCGTTTCGCTCGACGTCGTGGACAAACGGACCTCCGTCGCTTCCGACGGCCGAGGCGTCGTCACGACCCGTCGAACCGCGACGGTCGACGGAGAAAGGGTCTTCGAGATGCAAAACGACTCCGTCTGGTCGGTCCCCGAGGAGTGA
- the purF gene encoding amidophosphoribosyltransferase → MPDGRHSDGPTEKCGVVGVSLDGRDAAQPLYYALYALQHRGQESAGIVTHDGFQQHSHVEMGLVGDAFDEEDLESLKGSTGVGHVRYPTAGSVNASCAQPFSVSFKSGSLGLSHNGNLVNTDELRDELAANGHAFTSDGDTEVIAHDLARNLLEADLIRAVKRTMDRIHGSYALTIAHDDTVLGVRDPQGNRPLCIGELDDGYILTSESAAIDVLDGELVRDVRPGELVVLDEDGAGFDSYQLVERERTAHCFFEHVYFARPDSRIDGSLVYDVRRELGRKLWEESGVESDVVLPVPDSGRAFASGYAEAAQADGSDVEFAEGLMKNRYVGRTFIMPTQDARERAVRLKLNPIKDVVEGRTVTVIDDSIVRGTTSTQLVDLLNDVGAESVHMRIGAPAIVAPCYMGIDMASREELIAAGRDTEAICETVGADSLAYLSIDAVAEALERSRADLCLGCVTGEYPYDIEDESTDREVTRPDIGDVRASVADD, encoded by the coding sequence ATGCCAGACGGGCGGCACTCGGATGGGCCGACGGAGAAATGCGGCGTGGTCGGCGTCTCGTTGGACGGGCGAGACGCGGCACAGCCGCTGTACTACGCGCTGTATGCGCTGCAACACCGGGGACAAGAGTCCGCGGGGATCGTCACCCACGACGGGTTCCAACAGCACAGCCACGTCGAGATGGGGCTGGTCGGCGACGCCTTCGACGAGGAGGATCTGGAGTCGCTGAAGGGGTCGACCGGCGTCGGACACGTCCGCTATCCGACGGCAGGCAGCGTCAACGCCAGTTGCGCGCAGCCGTTCTCGGTGTCGTTCAAATCCGGCTCGCTCGGCTTGAGCCACAACGGCAACCTCGTCAATACCGACGAGCTGCGCGACGAACTCGCCGCGAACGGCCACGCGTTCACGAGCGACGGCGACACCGAGGTGATCGCCCACGATCTCGCGCGAAACCTGCTCGAGGCCGATCTCATTCGGGCGGTCAAGCGAACGATGGACCGGATTCACGGCTCGTACGCGCTCACGATCGCCCACGACGACACGGTCCTCGGCGTCCGCGACCCGCAGGGTAACCGACCGCTCTGTATCGGCGAACTCGACGACGGGTACATCCTCACCTCCGAATCCGCCGCGATCGACGTGCTCGACGGTGAACTCGTCCGCGACGTTCGCCCCGGCGAACTCGTCGTCCTCGACGAAGACGGAGCCGGCTTCGATTCCTACCAGCTCGTCGAACGGGAGCGGACGGCCCACTGCTTCTTCGAGCACGTCTACTTCGCTCGGCCGGACTCGCGCATCGACGGGAGTCTCGTCTACGACGTTCGGCGCGAACTCGGCCGCAAGCTCTGGGAGGAGTCCGGCGTCGAGAGCGATGTCGTGTTGCCGGTTCCGGACTCGGGGCGAGCGTTCGCGTCGGGGTACGCCGAGGCCGCCCAGGCCGACGGCTCGGACGTGGAGTTCGCCGAGGGGCTGATGAAGAACCGCTACGTCGGCCGGACGTTCATCATGCCGACGCAGGACGCCCGCGAGCGCGCCGTCCGGCTCAAGCTCAATCCGATCAAGGACGTCGTCGAGGGGCGAACCGTCACCGTCATCGACGACTCGATCGTCCGCGGAACGACTTCGACGCAGCTCGTCGACCTGCTCAACGACGTGGGGGCCGAGTCGGTCCACATGCGGATCGGCGCGCCCGCGATCGTCGCCCCCTGCTACATGGGGATCGACATGGCGTCGAGGGAGGAACTGATCGCCGCCGGGCGGGACACTGAGGCGATATGTGAGACCGTCGGGGCCGACTCACTCGCGTACCTCTCGATCGACGCCGTCGCCGAGGCGCTCGAAAGGTCGCGAGCCGATCTCTGTCTCGGCTGCGTCACGGGCGAATACCCGTACGACATCGAGGACGAATCGACTGATCGCGAGGTCACCCGGCCCGACATCGGCGACGTGCGCGCGAGCGTCGCGGACGACTGA
- a CDS encoding 50S ribosomal protein L37e encodes MTGAGTPSQGKKNKTTHVKCRRCGEKSYHSRKKVCASCGFGKTAKRRGYAWQSKQGE; translated from the coding sequence ATGACCGGCGCTGGGACCCCAAGCCAAGGGAAGAAGAACAAGACGACGCACGTCAAGTGTCGACGCTGCGGCGAGAAGTCCTACCACTCGAGAAAGAAGGTCTGTGCGTCCTGCGGGTTCGGCAAGACCGCCAAGCGCCGTGGGTACGCCTGGCAGTCCAAGCAGGGCGAATAA
- a CDS encoding LSM domain-containing protein, translated as MTSRPLDVLEETLGDDVRVTLKGDTVYEGVLSGYDQHMNLVLEENDNVTIIRGDNVVSIQP; from the coding sequence ATGACAAGCCGTCCGCTCGACGTTCTCGAGGAGACGCTCGGAGACGACGTACGCGTCACGCTGAAGGGCGACACCGTGTACGAAGGCGTGCTCTCGGGCTACGACCAGCACATGAACCTCGTGTTGGAGGAGAACGACAACGTAACCATTATCCGCGGCGATAACGTCGTCTCGATACAACCATGA